Proteins encoded by one window of Pseudonocardia sp. HH130629-09:
- a CDS encoding (2Fe-2S)-binding protein, with product MTEVRVTVDGVNYADDVEPRMLLAQYLRETLGKTGTLIGCDTSNCGACTVHLNGQSVKSCSVLAVQADGAEVTTIEGLARDGQLHPVQEAFRECHGLQCGYCTPGMIMAAVDLLGDNPDPSEQEVREGIEGNLCRCTGYQNIVRAVQTAAKNMKPGVAAAPSGQAAPVAGGN from the coding sequence ATGACAGAGGTCCGGGTCACCGTCGACGGCGTGAACTACGCCGACGACGTCGAGCCCCGCATGTTGCTCGCGCAGTACTTGAGGGAGACGCTGGGCAAGACGGGGACGCTGATCGGCTGCGACACCAGCAACTGCGGTGCCTGCACGGTTCATCTCAACGGACAGAGTGTGAAGTCCTGTTCGGTGCTCGCGGTCCAGGCCGACGGCGCCGAGGTCACCACCATCGAGGGCCTCGCCCGCGACGGTCAGCTGCACCCGGTGCAGGAGGCCTTCCGCGAGTGCCACGGCCTGCAGTGCGGGTACTGCACGCCGGGAATGATCATGGCTGCGGTCGACCTGCTCGGGGACAACCCCGACCCGTCCGAGCAGGAGGTCCGCGAGGGTATCGAGGGCAACCTCTGTCGCTGCACGGGCTACCAGAACATCGTGCGCGCCGTGCAGACCGCGGCGAAGAACATGAAGCCCGGAGTCGCCGCTGCGCCCTCCGGCCAGGCCGCCCCGGTCGCGGGAGGTAACTGA
- a CDS encoding adenine deaminase C-terminal domain-containing protein, with amino-acid sequence MTRAITGTLLLRGGSVVSVHTGETFRADVLVEGDRIRAVLAPDRAELTAAEELDVTGRLVVPGYIDAHMHVESSLVPPAEFEALTLHRGTTTVLADPHEIVNVAGREGMAWMVEQGRGLRQDIRWAVPSCVPSLHGFETAGADLDADDIAEMLGWGGVTTLGEVMDYRAVIGGDPRTLAIIDAARRAGVRLDGHCPHISGADLNEYLWAGVDSDHTKNSPEVTVEKARLGMVMMLQEKCLRPELVEALLALPVLPDFCLVSDDVAPDAAVDHGHLDHLAGVALDCGLPALAALRALTLHPARRLGLDDRGVVAPGRRADLIVLRDLTSFVPEHVVCGGVPVGEPTPRPTPSHPFGGTVRLPEAPDGRWRTDLPDGEYPFRALRVNPVDTYTEPDEIVLPVRDGVVEWEGRCAVVTVVERHTGAASRQTAPVLGFAPTPGAFATTYAHDSHNLTVVATSAGALAEAAGRVRAAGGGIALVREDSAPVELKLPIGGVMSDLPADEVAAAAREIRSAVRAWGWDHANPFMSLTTMTLPVSPQVKITDRGLVRVVERDWEPAVRAGE; translated from the coding sequence ATGACGCGTGCGATCACCGGAACACTGCTGCTGCGCGGCGGATCCGTCGTCTCCGTCCACACCGGCGAGACGTTCCGCGCGGACGTGCTGGTAGAGGGGGACCGGATCCGAGCCGTGCTCGCCCCGGACCGGGCGGAGCTGACCGCCGCCGAAGAGCTGGACGTGACCGGGCGGCTCGTCGTGCCCGGCTACATCGACGCGCACATGCACGTGGAGAGCTCGCTGGTGCCGCCGGCCGAGTTCGAGGCGCTCACCCTGCACCGGGGCACGACGACCGTGCTGGCCGACCCGCACGAGATCGTCAACGTCGCCGGTCGCGAGGGCATGGCCTGGATGGTCGAGCAGGGCCGTGGCCTGCGACAGGACATCCGGTGGGCGGTGCCGTCCTGCGTGCCGTCGCTGCACGGGTTCGAGACCGCCGGGGCCGACCTCGACGCCGACGACATCGCCGAGATGCTCGGCTGGGGCGGCGTCACGACGCTCGGCGAGGTCATGGACTACCGGGCCGTGATCGGCGGGGACCCACGGACCCTGGCGATCATCGACGCGGCGCGCCGGGCCGGGGTGCGCCTGGACGGTCACTGCCCGCACATCAGCGGGGCAGACCTGAACGAGTACCTGTGGGCGGGCGTCGACTCCGACCACACGAAGAACTCGCCCGAGGTCACCGTGGAGAAGGCCCGGCTCGGGATGGTCATGATGCTGCAGGAGAAGTGCCTGCGGCCCGAGCTCGTCGAGGCGTTGCTCGCGCTACCGGTTCTGCCGGACTTCTGCCTGGTCAGCGACGACGTCGCCCCAGACGCGGCGGTCGACCACGGGCATCTCGACCACCTGGCGGGCGTCGCCCTGGACTGCGGGCTCCCGGCCCTGGCGGCTCTGCGCGCGCTGACCCTGCACCCGGCACGCCGGCTCGGCCTCGACGACCGCGGCGTCGTCGCCCCCGGCCGGCGGGCGGACCTCATCGTGCTGCGCGACCTGACCTCCTTCGTCCCCGAGCACGTGGTGTGCGGTGGTGTGCCGGTCGGTGAGCCCACCCCGCGCCCGACGCCGTCGCACCCGTTCGGCGGGACGGTCCGGCTGCCCGAGGCCCCGGACGGACGGTGGCGGACCGACCTGCCCGACGGCGAGTACCCGTTCCGCGCGTTGCGGGTCAACCCGGTCGACACCTACACCGAGCCGGACGAGATCGTCCTGCCGGTGCGCGACGGTGTCGTCGAGTGGGAGGGCCGCTGCGCAGTGGTGACGGTGGTCGAACGGCACACCGGGGCCGCGTCGCGGCAGACTGCACCGGTGCTGGGGTTCGCCCCCACGCCCGGAGCCTTCGCGACGACCTACGCACACGACAGTCACAACCTCACCGTCGTCGCCACGTCCGCCGGGGCACTCGCCGAGGCCGCCGGCCGGGTGCGTGCGGCCGGCGGCGGGATCGCCCTGGTGCGAGAGGACTCCGCGCCGGTGGAGCTGAAGCTGCCGATCGGGGGCGTCATGTCCGACCTCCCCGCGGACGAGGTCGCCGCGGCGGCCCGGGAGATCCGCTCCGCGGTGCGTGCCTGGGGCTGGGACCACGCCAATCCGTTCATGAGCCTAACGACCATGACCCTGCCGGTCTCGCCGCAGGTGAAGATCACCGACCGGGGGCTGGTGCGGGTCGTCGAGCGGGACTGGGAACCGGCGGTGCGCGCGGGCGAGTGA
- a CDS encoding ABC transporter substrate-binding protein, producing MARPVMKRNAVWVFAAVTAVLLAGCGGPGGSGGGSDELVVSGFSFGAEEFEKTVVAPFEEETGIQVTFDPGSNSDRYNRLLVDRARPDVDVVLISDLFAADGEREGLFTDIDPGSVPNRADTVEFARDAPGQGIPYTFTLPGVLYSTDAFPDGPPTVASLWDPELAGRIAVPDISATAGIPFLIAVAETFGSGPQDVDTAFAKLAELKPNVLQFYSSTTELLSLLERGEVVAAPGLDLFAYDAVEAGRPVAWAPFDRGRVLSYNKAEIVEGAANTDGAQRFVNYLLSPEVQTRTATAFSDKPVNRAATVPPIMTEVAGGAATDPGAAGYVPLDLDFVGANRGAWIDRFAREVSG from the coding sequence ATGGCCAGGCCCGTCATGAAGAGGAACGCCGTGTGGGTCTTCGCGGCCGTGACGGCGGTGTTGCTCGCCGGCTGCGGCGGACCCGGCGGCTCGGGCGGGGGTTCCGACGAGCTCGTCGTGTCCGGGTTCAGCTTCGGGGCGGAGGAGTTCGAGAAGACCGTCGTCGCCCCGTTCGAGGAGGAGACCGGCATCCAGGTCACCTTCGACCCGGGCTCGAACTCCGACCGGTACAACCGGCTGCTGGTCGACCGGGCCCGCCCGGACGTCGACGTCGTGCTGATCTCCGACCTGTTCGCCGCCGACGGGGAGCGGGAGGGGCTGTTCACCGACATCGACCCGGGGTCGGTGCCGAACCGCGCTGACACCGTCGAGTTCGCCCGGGACGCCCCGGGCCAGGGGATCCCGTACACCTTCACGCTACCGGGCGTCCTCTACTCGACCGACGCCTTCCCGGACGGGCCGCCGACGGTCGCGTCGCTCTGGGACCCGGAGCTGGCGGGCCGGATCGCGGTCCCCGACATCTCGGCGACGGCGGGGATCCCGTTTCTCATCGCGGTCGCAGAGACCTTCGGCAGTGGGCCGCAGGACGTCGACACCGCGTTCGCGAAGCTGGCCGAGCTCAAGCCGAACGTGCTGCAGTTCTACTCGAGCACCACCGAGCTGCTCAGCCTGCTCGAGCGGGGCGAGGTCGTCGCCGCGCCGGGCCTGGACCTGTTCGCCTACGACGCCGTCGAGGCCGGCCGGCCGGTCGCCTGGGCCCCGTTCGACCGGGGACGAGTGCTGTCCTACAACAAGGCGGAGATCGTCGAGGGGGCCGCGAACACCGACGGCGCGCAGCGGTTCGTGAACTACCTGCTGTCGCCGGAGGTGCAGACCCGCACCGCCACGGCGTTCTCCGACAAGCCGGTGAACCGGGCCGCGACCGTCCCGCCGATCATGACCGAGGTGGCCGGCGGCGCCGCGACCGACCCGGGTGCAGCCGGCTACGTCCCGCTGGACCTCGACTTCGTCGGCGCGAACCGCGGCGCGTGGATCGACCGGTTCGCCCGCGAGGTGTCGGGCTAG
- a CDS encoding xanthine dehydrogenase family protein molybdopterin-binding subunit, whose amino-acid sequence MTTTAEPTTTGEIGKARVRKEDQRLITGRSRYTDSITPPGTVHIAVVRSTIARATITSIDKSEAEKAPGVFGVYTAADLGAEEVGMPCAWPITPDQKAPQRPVLAVGRVNFSGEGVAVVVARSAAAARDAAELVEVDYEPLEPVLDMEAAAQDGAELVHPDLGTNVSATWVFDSAAVGTGADVAEAVKVAEADSDSVVVRRRFRQQRLIPAFMEPRSCVVDPTGEQLTIWAATQVPHILRTMTTVTLGVPESKLRVIAPDVGGGFGGKIGVLPEEMLCVLLAQKLGKPVKWTETRSECMLTAHHARDQIQDLVMTAKKDGTITGFDVHLYADMGAYLGLVGPGVPILGAFMFNAIYKIPALKFTCSNVFTNKTLTDAYRGAGRPEATFAVERMLDELAVELGRDPMELREQNWIKHEEFPFTTVVGLTYDTGNYEQATQRAMELFDYAGLRREQEERRKNNDPVQLGIGISTFTEMCGLAPSRVLGSLDYGAGGWEAASIRMLATGKVEVTTGASAHGQGHETAFSQIVADKLGVAFDDVEILHGDTQVAPKGLDTYGSRSLVVGGVAIVNAADKVVEKAKKIAAHLLEASEDDLEFANGQFTVKGTDKGKAIQEIAFAAFMAHDYPEGMEPSLDSDAVFDPENFSYPHGTHLAAIEVDTDTGRVTLRKYVCVDDIGNVINPLIVEGQVHGGLAQGIAQALFEEANYDDQGTLVNATFVDYTIPSAADLPSFTTETVSTPATSNPLGVKGVGEAGTIASTPAVLNGVLDAVRHLGVDEIEMPTTSQRVWRALQVAKGRNPQETPSDVHAPGAGLGSIDPNNPKGEVQ is encoded by the coding sequence GTGACGACGACCGCCGAACCCACCACGACCGGCGAGATCGGCAAGGCCCGGGTCCGCAAGGAGGACCAGCGCCTCATCACCGGCCGGTCCCGCTACACCGACTCCATCACCCCGCCGGGCACCGTCCACATCGCCGTCGTCCGGTCGACGATCGCGCGGGCGACCATCACCTCGATCGACAAGTCCGAGGCCGAGAAGGCCCCGGGTGTGTTCGGCGTCTACACCGCGGCCGACCTCGGTGCGGAGGAGGTCGGCATGCCCTGCGCGTGGCCGATCACCCCGGATCAGAAGGCCCCGCAGCGCCCGGTGCTCGCCGTCGGCCGCGTCAACTTCTCCGGTGAGGGCGTCGCCGTCGTCGTCGCCCGGTCGGCCGCCGCCGCGCGCGACGCCGCCGAGCTCGTCGAGGTCGACTACGAGCCGCTCGAGCCGGTCCTCGACATGGAGGCCGCCGCGCAGGACGGCGCCGAGCTGGTCCACCCGGACCTCGGCACCAACGTCTCCGCGACCTGGGTGTTCGACTCCGCCGCGGTCGGCACCGGTGCCGACGTGGCCGAGGCCGTCAAGGTCGCCGAGGCCGACAGCGACTCGGTCGTCGTCCGTCGCCGCTTCCGTCAGCAGCGCCTGATCCCCGCGTTCATGGAGCCCCGCTCCTGCGTTGTGGACCCGACCGGCGAGCAGCTGACGATCTGGGCCGCGACCCAGGTGCCGCACATCCTGCGCACCATGACCACGGTGACCCTCGGGGTGCCGGAGTCCAAGCTGCGCGTCATCGCCCCCGACGTGGGCGGCGGTTTCGGCGGCAAGATCGGTGTGCTGCCCGAGGAGATGCTCTGCGTCCTGCTGGCGCAGAAGCTGGGCAAGCCGGTCAAGTGGACCGAGACCCGCAGCGAGTGCATGCTCACCGCGCACCACGCCCGGGACCAGATCCAGGACCTCGTGATGACCGCCAAGAAGGACGGCACCATCACCGGGTTCGACGTCCACCTCTACGCCGACATGGGCGCCTACCTGGGCCTGGTCGGGCCGGGTGTGCCGATCCTCGGCGCGTTCATGTTCAACGCCATCTACAAGATCCCCGCGCTGAAGTTCACCTGCTCCAACGTCTTCACCAACAAGACGCTGACCGACGCCTACCGCGGTGCCGGCCGTCCCGAGGCGACCTTCGCCGTCGAGCGCATGCTCGACGAGCTGGCCGTCGAGCTCGGCCGCGACCCGATGGAGCTGCGCGAGCAGAACTGGATCAAACACGAGGAGTTCCCGTTCACGACGGTCGTGGGCCTGACCTACGACACCGGCAACTACGAGCAGGCCACCCAGCGCGCGATGGAGCTGTTCGACTACGCCGGTCTGCGCCGTGAGCAGGAGGAGCGCCGGAAGAACAACGACCCGGTCCAGCTGGGCATCGGCATCTCGACCTTCACCGAGATGTGCGGTCTCGCCCCGTCCCGGGTGCTCGGCTCGCTGGACTACGGCGCCGGCGGCTGGGAGGCCGCGAGCATCCGGATGCTCGCCACCGGCAAGGTCGAGGTCACCACCGGTGCCTCCGCCCACGGCCAGGGCCACGAGACCGCGTTCTCGCAGATCGTCGCGGACAAGCTGGGCGTCGCGTTCGATGACGTCGAGATCCTGCACGGCGACACCCAGGTGGCGCCGAAGGGCCTCGACACCTACGGCTCGCGCTCGCTGGTCGTCGGCGGTGTCGCGATCGTCAACGCCGCGGACAAGGTCGTCGAGAAGGCGAAGAAGATCGCCGCGCACCTGCTCGAGGCCTCCGAGGACGACCTGGAGTTCGCGAACGGCCAGTTCACGGTCAAGGGCACCGACAAGGGCAAGGCCATCCAGGAGATCGCGTTCGCCGCGTTCATGGCGCACGACTACCCGGAGGGCATGGAGCCGTCGCTGGACTCCGACGCCGTGTTCGACCCGGAGAACTTCTCCTACCCACACGGCACGCACCTGGCCGCCATCGAGGTCGACACCGACACCGGCCGGGTCACGCTGCGCAAGTACGTCTGCGTCGACGACATCGGCAACGTCATCAACCCGCTGATCGTCGAGGGGCAGGTGCACGGCGGTCTCGCCCAGGGCATCGCGCAGGCCCTGTTCGAGGAGGCGAACTACGACGACCAGGGCACCCTGGTCAACGCCACGTTCGTCGACTACACGATCCCGTCCGCGGCGGACCTGCCGAGCTTCACCACCGAGACGGTCTCCACCCCGGCGACGTCCAACCCGCTCGGTGTGAAGGGCGTCGGCGAGGCGGGCA
- the mftF gene encoding mycofactocin biosynthesis glycosyltransferase MftF (Members of this protein family, MftF, are glycosyltransferases, members of PF00535 (glycosyl transferase family 2). The encoding gene is found as part of the mycofactocin cassette, in Mycobacterium tuberculosis, many other Actinobacteria, and occasional members of other lineages. Mycofactocin itself, a putative redox carrier, is a heavily modified derivative of the C-terminal Val-Tyr dipeptide of the mycofactocin precursor MftA (TIGR03969).) yields the protein MTVARTDPDRPSTGEPAGPADRRLPDGFRVVLDRRTRRLDGGTALLGGAPPRLVHLSARARALLPAPGRPLVVTGPTERSLARTLLDAGLAHPLPAAPAGVTPAEVTVVVPVKDRPLDRLLAALAGTGVAGPIVVDDGSAAPAPLRRAVERAGGTVLRHATPRGPAAARNAGLAAATTPYVVFLDSDVVPEPGWLPPLLAHLADPAVGLVAPRIVALDPERGGGLRGAVGRYEAVRSSLDLGPDPAPVVPRSRVAYVPSAAMLVRVSAVGPVAFDPRMHVAEDVDLVLRLHDAGWAMRFEPVSRVAHDHRTHPGEWLRRKAFYGTGAAPLARRHPGAVPPVILSPWTAAVCLLLLLQRRGATALAAVVTGVATERLSRALPRLARPRRGAALLTALGLSGALWQTASALTRHFWPVAALGCLVSRRARRAVVVAALAEGLADWWRHRDRDPRIRTGPLLHLLAHRLDDLAYGAGLWWGAVEHRTAAPLRPAGPAARR from the coding sequence GTGACCGTCGCCCGGACCGACCCCGACCGCCCGTCCACCGGGGAACCGGCCGGCCCGGCGGACCGCAGGCTCCCGGACGGCTTCCGGGTCGTGCTCGACCGGCGCACCCGACGGCTCGACGGTGGGACGGCCCTGCTCGGCGGCGCCCCGCCCCGGCTGGTGCACCTGTCCGCGCGGGCCCGCGCGCTGCTGCCCGCCCCCGGGCGCCCGCTGGTCGTCACCGGCCCCACCGAGCGGTCCCTGGCCCGCACCCTGCTCGACGCCGGGCTCGCCCACCCCCTCCCCGCCGCACCGGCCGGGGTCACCCCGGCCGAGGTCACCGTCGTCGTCCCGGTGAAGGACCGCCCGCTGGACCGGCTCCTCGCCGCGCTGGCCGGGACCGGGGTGGCTGGCCCGATCGTCGTCGACGACGGGTCCGCCGCCCCGGCACCGCTGCGCCGCGCCGTCGAGCGGGCCGGAGGGACCGTCCTGCGGCACGCCACCCCGCGCGGTCCGGCAGCCGCCCGCAACGCCGGTCTGGCTGCCGCGACCACCCCGTACGTGGTGTTCCTCGACTCCGACGTCGTCCCCGAACCCGGCTGGCTCCCCCCGCTGCTCGCCCACCTCGCCGACCCCGCGGTCGGCCTCGTCGCACCGCGGATCGTGGCGTTGGACCCGGAGCGGGGCGGTGGGCTGCGCGGGGCTGTGGGGCGCTACGAGGCGGTGCGGTCGTCGCTGGACCTGGGCCCCGACCCGGCGCCGGTCGTGCCGCGGTCGCGGGTCGCCTACGTGCCGAGCGCGGCGATGCTCGTCCGGGTGTCGGCGGTCGGCCCGGTCGCGTTCGACCCGCGGATGCACGTCGCCGAGGACGTCGACCTCGTCCTGCGCCTGCACGACGCCGGCTGGGCCATGCGCTTCGAGCCCGTCTCCCGCGTCGCCCACGACCACCGCACGCACCCCGGGGAGTGGTTGCGGCGCAAGGCGTTCTACGGCACCGGGGCGGCGCCGCTGGCGCGCAGGCACCCCGGCGCGGTCCCGCCGGTGATCCTCTCGCCGTGGACGGCGGCGGTCTGCCTGCTCCTGCTCCTCCAGCGACGGGGGGCGACGGCGCTCGCCGCCGTCGTCACCGGCGTCGCGACCGAACGGCTGTCCCGCGCGCTGCCCCGGCTCGCGCGGCCGCGGCGCGGTGCGGCGCTGCTCACCGCGCTCGGCCTGTCCGGGGCGCTGTGGCAGACGGCGTCGGCGCTGACGCGGCACTTCTGGCCGGTCGCCGCCCTCGGCTGCCTGGTGTCGCGCCGGGCCCGCCGCGCGGTCGTCGTGGCGGCGCTGGCGGAGGGGCTGGCCGACTGGTGGCGTCACCGCGACCGTGACCCGCGGATCCGCACCGGACCGCTGCTGCACCTGCTGGCGCACCGGCTCGACGACCTCGCCTACGGGGCGGGTCTGTGGTGGGGGGCGGTCGAGCACCGGACCGCCGCCCCGCTGCGTCCGGCCGGCCCTGCCGCCCGACGCTGA
- a CDS encoding nucleoside hydrolase: MIDTDPGVDDAIALLLALGSSALRVAGVTTVAGNAGIEQVTANATAVLDLAGAPADLPVAMGAAGPLAGGPRVPDEPVHGPGALGGVVLPPGTRLVAGTPATGGHGPDGRADGTAAVDLIARVARTHPGELVLLALGPLTNVARLLERDPEAAGMLAGVVHMGGAAFAPGNVTPAAEFNTYCDPEATRVVLTSGLPVRLVPLDVTRRHGVRECRVHDATAVVALLDPERFCWRRHPVDVECVGELTRGALVTDVYGRTGRPATVELALDLDPDPVRHRLLAVLEDAR, translated from the coding sequence GTGATCGACACCGATCCCGGGGTCGACGACGCGATTGCGCTGCTCCTGGCTCTGGGCTCCTCCGCACTGCGGGTGGCCGGGGTGACGACGGTGGCGGGCAACGCAGGGATCGAGCAGGTGACGGCCAACGCCACCGCCGTGCTGGACCTGGCCGGTGCACCGGCGGACCTGCCGGTCGCGATGGGGGCGGCCGGGCCGCTCGCCGGTGGCCCCCGGGTGCCCGACGAGCCGGTGCACGGCCCGGGCGCCCTCGGCGGGGTCGTCCTGCCGCCGGGCACCCGCTTGGTAGCCGGCACGCCCGCTACCGGGGGCCACGGCCCGGACGGCCGTGCCGACGGGACGGCCGCGGTCGACCTGATCGCCCGCGTGGCCCGGACGCACCCGGGCGAGCTCGTGCTGCTCGCGCTCGGACCGCTGACGAACGTGGCCCGGCTCCTCGAGCGCGACCCCGAGGCGGCAGGCATGCTCGCCGGCGTCGTCCACATGGGAGGCGCCGCGTTCGCCCCGGGCAACGTCACCCCCGCCGCGGAGTTCAACACCTACTGCGACCCGGAGGCGACCCGGGTGGTGCTCACCAGCGGTCTGCCCGTCCGGCTGGTGCCACTCGACGTGACCCGCCGGCACGGGGTCCGCGAGTGCCGGGTGCACGACGCGACGGCCGTCGTCGCGCTGCTCGATCCGGAACGGTTCTGCTGGCGGCGCCACCCCGTCGACGTCGAGTGCGTCGGCGAGCTCACCCGGGGGGCGCTGGTGACCGACGTGTACGGCCGCACCGGGCGGCCCGCCACGGTCGAGCTCGCCCTGGACCTCGACCCGGACCCCGTCCGTCACCGCCTGCTCGCCGTCCTGGAGGACGCCCGATGA
- a CDS encoding alkaline phosphatase family protein — translation MSEVLPRYGSATLADVLPALTHAIGAPLDERPPAFALPQAGAAVLLLVDGLGHELLHAHADDAPVLAGLADAGPLTVGFPSTTPISLTSLGTGLPPGAHGTLGLRFRVDGELLDALGWSSGRRDLRTTLVPERVQPEPTVLERAAAAGVAVRSVSPLEFRTSGLTRSGLRGGEYRGVAALGDLAVEILAGVEGPGPRLVYGYHADLDKVGHLYGPGTPAWRWQLRQVDALLGMLLAELPAGTLLAVTGDHGMVTVDRTVDADTTPALTDGVALLGGDPRARHVYTAPGATADVLAAWRAVLGDDASVVTREEAVARGWFGPVADRIGDIVVAMHGTAAVVRTEAEPFLSTFPGQHGSFTTAEQLVPLLSHAS, via the coding sequence ATGTCCGAGGTCCTCCCCCGCTACGGCTCGGCGACGCTGGCCGACGTCCTGCCCGCCCTGACGCACGCGATCGGCGCCCCGCTCGACGAGCGGCCGCCCGCGTTCGCGCTGCCGCAGGCCGGGGCGGCGGTGCTGCTGCTGGTCGACGGCCTCGGCCACGAGCTGCTGCACGCCCACGCCGATGACGCGCCGGTGCTGGCCGGACTCGCCGATGCCGGGCCCCTGACCGTCGGCTTCCCCTCGACGACGCCGATCAGCCTGACCTCGCTCGGCACCGGGCTGCCCCCGGGCGCGCACGGCACCCTGGGCCTGCGGTTCCGCGTCGACGGGGAGCTGCTCGACGCGCTGGGCTGGTCCTCGGGTCGCCGGGACCTGCGGACGACGCTCGTCCCGGAGCGGGTGCAGCCGGAGCCGACGGTGCTGGAGCGCGCCGCGGCGGCTGGCGTCGCGGTGCGGTCGGTGTCACCGCTGGAGTTCCGGACGTCCGGGCTGACCCGGTCCGGGCTGCGCGGCGGCGAGTACCGCGGGGTCGCCGCGCTGGGCGACCTGGCCGTCGAGATCCTCGCCGGCGTCGAGGGGCCGGGGCCCCGGCTGGTCTACGGCTACCACGCCGACCTCGACAAGGTCGGCCACCTGTACGGCCCGGGGACGCCGGCGTGGCGCTGGCAGCTGCGCCAGGTCGACGCGCTGCTCGGGATGCTCCTGGCCGAGCTGCCTGCGGGCACGCTGCTGGCCGTCACCGGCGACCACGGCATGGTCACCGTCGACCGGACCGTCGACGCCGACACGACCCCGGCGCTGACCGACGGCGTGGCGCTGCTCGGCGGGGACCCGCGCGCCCGGCACGTCTACACCGCACCCGGTGCGACGGCCGATGTGCTCGCCGCCTGGCGGGCCGTGCTCGGCGACGACGCGTCCGTCGTCACCCGGGAGGAGGCGGTGGCCCGGGGCTGGTTCGGCCCGGTCGCCGACCGGATCGGCGACATCGTCGTCGCGATGCACGGGACGGCCGCGGTGGTCCGGACCGAGGCCGAGCCGTTCCTGTCGACGTTCCCCGGCCAGCACGGCTCGTTCACCACCGCCGAGCAGCTCGTGCCCCTGCTCTCCCACGCGAGCTGA